One Hordeum vulgare subsp. vulgare chromosome 4H, MorexV3_pseudomolecules_assembly, whole genome shotgun sequence DNA window includes the following coding sequences:
- the LOC123446681 gene encoding aldehyde oxidase GLOX-like yields the protein MHMNPPALPIRSRVRGLVLVLVLACAGIALATAASGGGRWDVLQRSIGVSAMHMQLLHNDRVIIFDRTDFGQSNLSLPDGRCRRNPRERVLPVDCTAHSAEYDVASNTFRPLSVFTDTWCSSGTVAPDGTLVQTGGWNDGYRNVRAMRACAGGDDDGGGCDWNETQDALAVNRWYATNQILPDGRAFIVGGRRQFNYEFFPKADASDASAIALPFLVQTRDPEENNLYPFVHLNIDGNLFIFAKNRAVLLDYRENKIVRTYPELAGGDPRNYPSSGSSVLLPLKPSPTEAEVLVCGGAPAGSYNSTKEKTFFPALVTCGRIKITDASPAWVIERMPSPRVMGDMILLPNGAEVAIINGAMDGSAGWEAANTPAYAPVMYRPDHAPGDRFEEQSSTDIPRLYHSSAILLRDGRLLVGGSNPHIYYNFSNVQYPTELSLEAFSPEYLDSSNDVLRPKITDPSPAGPPVSVKYGDSMTLQFEVPAAAPARRRRGDGGGGALGLGLVSVTMVAPSFTTHSFGMNQRLLLLDVAGTTALHRAAGAYEASVAMPATAVLAPPGYYMVFVVNGHIPSEGVWVHIE from the coding sequence ATGCACATGAATCCCCCCGCATTGCCGATCCGGAGCCGTGTCCGCGGCCTCGTTCTTGTCCTCGTCCTCGCATGCGCCGGCATTGCACTGGCGACGGCAGCGAGCGGCGGCGGGCGGTGGGACGTGCTGCAGCGCAGCATCGGCGTGTCGGCGATGCACATGCAGCTCCTGCACAACGACCGCGTGATCATCTTCGACCGCACCGACTTCGGGCAGTCCAACCTCTCCCTCCccgacggccgctgccgccgcaacCCCAGGGAGCGCGTGCTCCCCGTCGACTGCACCGCGCACTCCGCCGAGTACGACGTCGCGTCCAACACGTTCCGCCCGCTCTCCGTCTTCACCGACACCTGGTGCTCCTCGGGCACCGTCGCGCCCGACGGCACCCTCGTCCAGACCGGTGGGTGGAACGACGGATACCGCAACGTGCGCGCCATGCGCGCGTGCGCCGGCggggacgacgacggcggcggctgcGACTGGAACGAGACGCAGGACGCGCTCGCCGTGAACCGGTGGTACGCCACCAACCAGATCCTCCCCGACGGCCGCGCCTTCATCGTCGGCGGCCGCCGGCAGTTCAACTACGAGTTCTTCCCCAAGGCCGATGCTTCCGACGCCTCGGCCATCGCATTGCCGTTCCTGGTTCAGACCAGGGACCCCGAGGAGAACAATCTGTACCCTTTCGTGCACCTGAACATCGACGGCAACCTTTTCATCTTTGCCAAGAACCGCGCCGTGCTTCTCGACTACAGGGAGAACAAGATCGTCCGGACGTACCCTgagctggccggcggcgaccccaGGAACTACcccagctcgggctcgtcggtgctGCTGCCCCTGAAGCCGTCGCCCACCGAGGCCGAGGTGCTGGTCTGCGGCGGCGCGCCAGCCGGCTCCTACAACTCGACCAAGGAGAAGACCTTCTTCCCGGCGCTGGTGACGTGCGGGCGGATCAAGATCACGGACGCTTCGCCGGCGTGGGTGATCGAGAGAATGCCGTCGCCGCGGGTGATGGGGGACATGATCCTGCTGCCAAACGGCGCCGAGGTGGCCATCATCAACGGCGCCATGGACGGCAGCGCCGGGTGGGAGGCCGCCAACACCCCGGCCTACGCGCCCGTCATGTACCGGCCCGACCACGCGCCCGGAGACCGGTTCGAGGAGCAGAGCTCGACCGACATCCCGCGGCTGTACCACTCGTCAGCGATCCTCCTCCGGGACGGCCGGCTGCTGGTCGGCGGCAGCAACCCGCACATCTACTACAACTTCAGCAACGTGCAGTACCCGACAGAGCTCAGCCTGGAGGCCTTCTCCCCGGAGTACCTGGACAGCTCCAACGACGTCCTCCGTCCAAAGATCACCGACCCCTCGCCTGCCGGCCCGCCCGTGAGCGTGAAGTACGGGGACTCGATGACCCTGCAGTTCGAGGTGCCAGCGGCGGCACCGGCGAGAAGGAGACGGGGCGACGGCGGGGGCGGTGCTCTCGGCCTCGGCCTCGTGTCGGTGACGATGGTGGCGCCGTCGTTCACGACGCACTCGTTCGGGATGAACCAGAGGCTGCTGCTCCTGGACGTGGCGGGGACGACGGCGTTGCACCGCGCGGCGGGCGCGTACGAGGCGTCGGTGGCGATGCCGGCGACGGCCGTCCTGGCGCCGCCGGGGTACTACATGGTGTTCGTGGTGAACGGGCACATCCCCAGCGAGGGGGTGTGGGTCCACATAGAGTGA